CTCTTTTTTACTTGCAGGACGCCGCTCGTATGCGGACCTGTTTTTAAATCTCTCACGCGACTTTCGGGGCACTGTGCTTTACTTTTATGACTTGAACCTGAAAGCCAGCTACACCTTCAGCGAAAATGACCGTCTCTCTTTCTCGGGTTACTTGGGTCGTGATGATTTTGGTTTACCTGAAATTTTTGGCACGGGATATGGCAATCTTGCGCTTTCGCTCCACTGGAATCACCTTCTCAGTCGTAGCTTTTTCTCGAGTTTCACCGCAGTTTACAGCAGTTACGATAACATTTTACGCATCCTTTCCCCTGGTGCTGAATTTCAATTGATTTCGGGTATTATCACCCCTACTTTCAAAGCTGATTTTACTTATCTTATCAGCGACGACCACCAAATTGACTTCGGCATTGAGGCTGTCTACTATCAGTTCATACCTGGTCGCCTCGAGCCCTTGCGCGATTCACCTATTCGCCCGTCAGTGCTGGACGAGAAGTATGCCTTTGAGCCATCATTCTACATTCGGCACGAGTTTCCTCTCACGAAGGAACTTAGCCTCGATTATGGCGCGCGGTTTAATTTCTTCTATCGCTTTGGTCCAGAGCCTATTCGGGAGTATGTTGATGGGAAACCGCTGGTGTTTAGCCGCATCACAGGCCGCTATGAAAACGGGCGGGTTGCTCGCACTACCAACTTTAGTCGCGGTCAGCTCATCAGCTCCTTTTTTGGCATTGAGCCACGCATCGCCTTGCGCTGGCTAATTGATGAATCGACCTCCTTCAAAGCAAGCTATAATCGCACCCGTCAGAACTTGCATTTTGTTTCTAACACTGCCTCACCTACGCCGCTCGACCTCTACACACCAAGCGGTCCTTTCTTCGAGCCTCAGGTAGCAGACCAATTTTCAATCGGGTTGTTCAAAAATTTGTTTGGTAATGACATTGAAATTTCACTCGAGGCTTACTACAAAGACCTGCGTAACTTGATTGATTTTGTTGATGGCGCAAATCTCTTTGGCAACAACAACATAGAAACAGAGGTGCTGCCTGGCATCGGTCGCGCTTACGGCATTGAGCTATTTGTGCGCAAAAACACGGGCAAACTAACAGGCTGGCTAAGCTACACGCTCTCCCGCTCTGAGCGCAAAGTAGATGGTGTTGACGGCGGTCCAGGCATCAATCGTGGAGAGTGGTATCTTTCACCTTTTGACCGCACGCATAACCTCAATCTTGTCGGAATCTACAAAATCAGCGATGCTTGGACGGTATCGGCTGACTTCGTGTTGCAAACAGGCATTCCTGCCAATTTTCCCATTGCTGCATATGAAATCTCGGGGGCAATTATTCGTCACTTCCCTGAGACGCGCAACGCCGAGCGCTTGCCGCTATACCACCGCTTAGATGTTTCCGTGCGCTGGGACGCCAGCGCGCCTGATGCACGTTTCAAGTCAGCGTGGGTGCTGGGACTCTATAACATCTACAACCATCGCAACGCAGCTTCTATTACTTTCCGACAAAGTCGTGAAAATCGCTTTCAAGGCGAGGCAATTCGATTGGCATTCTTTGGAATTGTGCCAAGCCTGTCGTGGGAATTCAAGTTTTAATCTTGGTGCTGAATCGTCATGCGACCGCTGAGTGCAAAGTGTGTTACTAAAGCTGCTTTCGCTATCGCTTTGTTTGTCTCTGCCTCGTGCCAAGACCCTATTCAATTAGACTTGCCAACTGAGGCGCCACGCTTGGTGGTGGAAGGCATCATTGAGCGTAAAGTAGGCGAGCCTGATTCAGCGTTTCAGCGCATCAAGCTCACAAAGAGCATTGCATTTCTTGCAGGCGTGCGCCCGCCCCTTGTGCGCAATGCGCAAGTCAGTGTCATTCGTTCCGATGGTGTGGAAACTCCGTTTGTCTTTTCAGAACGCGACAGTGCATACATTACTACTTCGTTGGTTGTGCAAGAAAACTTTGGCTACCGCTTGCGCATTCTCTACGATGGCGAGGTTTATGAAACAGGCCTTGATAGCGCACGGCGCGGCGGCAAGATAGACTCCATTTATCAAAAACCGCGTCGCAACAACGTTTTTGCTCCTACGCGCGGCCTAACCGTTGCGGTCGACTTTACAGACCCAGCAGAGGTGCGGAATTTCTACTTCATCAAGCTCTTCAAGAATGGGCGCGATACGCAGGAGATTACTCCCGGCAATCAATTTTCTTCAATTCGTTCTGACGAGTTTTTCAACGGTCAGACTTTGCGTGGCTTAGAGCCGCCGGGTAACATTCTCTTTCAGCCGGGTGATACAGCGCTGGTAAAAGTTATCTCTATTGGTGAGTCGCTCTTCGAGTACCTGCGAGCACTTTTCATTCAAACGCAGGGAGGTGGTGGCGGCACTTTCAATCCGCCCCCTGCACCTATTCGCTCCAATGTCCTTAACCGCACCAATCCTGAGCGATACCCACTTGGATACTTTGGTGTTGGCTGGACTTCGCAGCGAAAGCTCATCATTCGCCCTCAACCGCAATGAGCAGTTGTAGCATTGCATAGCACATTGCCTTACTCTCTTTCAAGGGGAGTCATTTCTGCTTGCTAGACTTGCACAGTTTCTTTTTCTGTTGCACCTTGAGCACAAATTCATTCAGGCAGCGCGATGCACTTATCGCACAAGGCAGAGTTAGCGATTGTAACAGGGTTTCTTGTGCTGTTTTTGATTTTTCAGCAGGCGTGGTTGGTGTATGTTGCCTGTACGTTCGGCATTGCCTTTCTCCTTTCCGCTACGCTTACGCGTGTCATTCTCTGGGCGTGGTTCAAGCTATCAGAGGCATTAGGTTACCTAAGTCAGCGCATTCTGCTCTCTACTCTCTTCTTTCTACTGCTCACGCCGCTGGCACTTTTGCGACGTTTGCAGCACAAGAATCCCCTCTTTCTGCACGCTCCGCCACCGAACTCCATGTTCAAAGCGCGCTTACACAGATTTAGCCGCATAGACTTTGAAAAGACGTGGTAGTCTTCATTAGAGCGCCGCACCTTGCTTGCTGCTCTCACGCGGCTAAACTTTGAGAAAATGTGCAAAGCTGTATCTTTGCGAAAACTTTGCTATCACGCTGAACACTTTGCTAAACGCAACGGACTTAATTGCAGCACAGGCTCACTCGACGCGCTCTGCTTCGTCGCCTGCAGAATCGCATACCTTACTGCCTCACCTGTCGCAAGCGGTGATTTCTCTCCGCCACCTTCGGCAAAATGTGCGCGCCCTGAAGCAGTGGATTGGTCAGCGAGAGATAATGGCGATTGTCAAGGCAAACGGGTATGGGCACGGCGTAGAAGGCATTGCCAAGCCGCTGGTCTCGGAGGGTGTGTCTCACTTTGGTGTCGCAAACATCAGCGAAGCCATACATCTTCGCCATGTGTTGCAAAAGCAAGCCGTGCGTCAGCCTGTGCATATTCTTGCGTTTGCTTCTGCCCTACCTGAGCATTTGCCGCTTTATCTCCAGCACGATATTGAGCTTTCAATCAGCGATGAGCGGCTATTTCGCTGTGCAGAAACAGTTGCTGCCAGCTTCGGCAAGCCAATCGTAGCGCATCTAAAAATTGACACAGGAATGGGCCGCTTGGGCGTAGCTCCCTCTGAAGCACTTGCACTTGCTGAAAAGATATTTCACTCGCCTTTCGTTAAACTAAAAGCGCTCTATACGCATTTTGCATCCAGCGGCGTGGACTGTGAGTTTACACGCACGCAGCTATCCACTTACCTTTCGCTGGTGCGTGAGTTTGAGCATCGCACACAGAGACGGGTTCTAAGGCATGCTGCCAACAGTGGCGCAATTCTAACTGAAAGAGCCTCGCACTTGGATATGGTGCGCCCCGGCATTTTGCTCTACGGCTATGCACCCAGCTCCGACTTCAAGGTTACTATGCCGCTTCAACCTGTGATGCAGCTGCAGTCTCGCGTGATGTTCATCAAGTGGGTTGAGCAAGGCACCACCATCAGCTATGGACGTCAATGGCGTGCACCACGCCGCACACGTATTGCTACTGTCTCGATAGGATACGCCGATGGCTACCCGCGCGCGCTGTCGAACAAAGCGACTGTCTGGATTCGCGGCAAGCCTTTTCCACAGGTCGGTGCCGTTACAATGGACGCTATAATGGTTGACTTAGGCACCGATGAATCGGTGCAGGTTGGTGATGAAGTGGTACTTTTTGGCTGGAATGCAGAGCCGGTTAATAGCTTGGCTGAGCGCATCGGCACAATTGGCTACGAAATGCTGTGTGCTGTGTCGCCCCGTGTTGCTCGCGTCTGGGTAGAATAATTCACTGTTTTTTATCTTGCGTTTTCTGCAAGAAAAAATCGGTAACTCAAACCTGCCACACAATGTGCGGAATTGTCGGATACATCGGTTATCGGAATGCTGCACCGATTCTGATTGAGGGTCTTAAGCGCTTGGAGTATCGAGGCTATGACTCTGCAGGTATTGCACTGCTCAATGGTAAGCTGGAAATTCACAAGCGCAAAGGAAAGGTGGCTGAGCTGGAAGCGTCCTTGCCCAGTTCGCTGCTTCAAGCGACAATGGGCATCGGGCACACGCGCTGGGCAACACACGGCATTCCAAACGACATCAACGCACACCCACACACCAGTGGCGATGGCACAATTGCCATCATTCATAACGGCATCATTGAAAACTATGCCGCCATTCGTGCTGAGCTACTGAGAAAAGGTCATCAATTCAAGGGTGAAACAGACACTGAAGTGCTGGCACACCTTATTGAGGAAGTGCAGCGTGAAGTAGACTGCGATTTAGAGACTGCTGTGCGCTTAGCGCTCCGTGAAGTGGTCGGCACATATGGATTATGCATCATCTCCACACGCGAGCCTGACAAGCTCATTGTTGCTCGCAACGGCAGCCCACTGCTGATTGGCATTGGTGAAGGAGAGCACTTTGTCGGCTCAGATGCTTCACCCGTGGTTGGCTACACCCGCAAAGTTATCTATCTCTCCGATGGAGAAATTGCAACGCTCACGCGTAACAGCTGCAGCGTCAAGACTATAGAAAACATTGAGCTACCTAAGCCAATCGAAGAACTTACCATTAGCATCTCTGAAATTGAGAAAGGGGGCTACGAGCACTTTATGCTCAAAGAAATTTACGAGCAGCCTGATTCAATTTTGAATTGTATGCGTGGGCGCGTGCTTAGTGAAGAAAATGCCATTCGCTTAGGCGGCTTGCGAGAGCATCTCGATAAGCTGCGTGCTGCGCCTCGCATCATCATTTGTGCTTGTGGCACCAGTTGGCACGCTGGCTTAGTAGGCGAGCGATTGATTGAAGACCTTGCACGCATTCCCGTTGAGGTCGAGTATGCTTCCGAGTTTCGCTATCGTAATCCTATCATCAGAGAAGGCGATGTAGTGATTGTCATCTCGCAGTCAGGCGAAACTGCAGATACGCTGGCTGCACTGCGCGAAGCTAAAGCGCGGGGCGCGCTGGTTGTTGGCGTTTGCAATGTCGTCGGTTCTACGATTGCGCGCGAGACGCATTGCGGCGTCTATACGCACGCAGGGCCTGAAATTGGCGTCGCTTCCACCAAAGCCTTCACGGCACAAGTCACCGTGCTGGCACTGATAGCGCTCTCTTTAGGCCATCGCCGCACCCTCTCTGACGCAGAAGTGAAAACTTTCATTACGGAACTTTTGCAACTGCCGCAAAAGGTTCAGCAGATTCTTTCGCAAAATGAGCTGATTGTCAAAATTGCGGACACCTTCAAAGATGCCCGCAACTTCCTCTACTTGGGGCGCGGTTACAATTTCCCTGTGGCACTTGAAGGCGCTCTGAAGCTCAAGGAAATTTCCTATATCCATGCCGAAGGCTACCCTGCGGCTGAAATGAAGCACGGTCCAATTGCCCTCATTGACGAGAATATGCCTGTCGTGTTTATCGCTACCAAAGACGCAATCTACCATAAGGTGATCAGCAACATTGAGGAAGTGCGCAGCCGCAAAGGACGCGTGATTGCAATTGCAACAGAGGGCGATGATGCCATCAATCATCTAGCGGAATTTGTTATTCGCGTGCCCGAAACACTTGATGCTCTGCTTCCTATCCTCACTGTAATTCCGCTTCAGCTCTTAGCATATCACATTGCGGTCATGCGCGGGTGCAATGTCGATCAGCCACGCAATTTGGCAAAGTCTGTAACCGTGGAGTAAAGCGCATGCAAGCTGCATTACCCAAGTGGGTAGAGTGGTCTAAACCGCTCTTAGCGATTTTCGCTGCATTTGGGCTTAGCGCTGTCTTGATTGCGCTTATCGGGCAAGACCCCATTGAGATTTATGAAAAGCTCTTTTCACGCACACTAGGCACAGGATATGGCATCGGTCAAGTGCTCTACAAGGCGACACCTCTTGTGCTGACAGGCTTAGCTGTTGCAATTCCCTACAAAGCAGGACTGTTTAACATCGGTGGCGAAGGACAAGCAATGATGGGCGCATTTTTCTGTGCATTAGTGGGTGCATCGCTTTCTCCCTCACTGCCTGCTTGGCTTGCTGTATCAATCTGTTTGGGTGTGTCGGCCCTTATCGGCAGCCTCTGGGCTGCAATAGCAGGATTCTTGCGTGCTCGCTTTGGCATCAGCGAAGTCATTGCAACGATTATGCTTAACTTTGTCGCACAAGCCATCGTGAGCTACTGGCTTAGTCAAGTTGCACTGCCCGGCACCACACGCACTGCGGATATTCCTGACGCTGCTTGGCTACCTCGTCTTTCTTTTCTTGTGGCTACGGCACGCTCACCTCTAAACGCCGCCATTTTTCTCTCCGTGCTACTGGCATTGCTGGTGCATTGGCTGCTGGCACGCACCCGACTTGGTTATGAACTGCGTGCTGTTGGCTTGAATGCCGAAGCTGCACAGTATGCGGGTATCAATGCACCGTTTCACATTATGTTTTCAATGAGTGCTGCAGGGGCGCTGGCAGGACTGGTTGCCGCAAATTATGTTTTGGGGTACCGCCACTACTATGAACTTGGCAGCACCGCCGGCATCGGGTTTCTCGGTATCGCAGTCGCAATGCTCGCCAACACTAATCCGCTTGGCATTCTGCTCTCCGCCCTGCTCTTCGGGCTATTGGACTACGGCGGGCTGACTATCAATGCAGACGTGCCCAAAGAGATTTTCCTCATTGTCCAAGCCCTCGTGATTCTTTTCGTGATTGCTTCACAGCGACTTTCTGATGCGTCGCTGCGCTAAGTCTCCCGTGATATTCCACTCTTTTTGCAGTAAGATACAGTGGCTCTCTTAGGTGTCTTTTTTGATTTTGATAATCAGCTCGCTGAGCAGTGCCACCTGCGCCTCCAGTTTCAAAATTTCCTTCCGAAGCTCCTCGTTTTCCTTGCGTAGCGCATCAACTTCCTTGCGCAGCGCTGCTTCATCGGACACTCCCTGCACTGCTCTTTGCGGTCCAACGGTGTGATTTGAGTCAAACATAGTTCCCCTTCCTGTCAAGAGCCAGTCTGTATCGATATTAAATTTTCGCTTTAGAGAATGAAGCAATTGAACTCCAGGTAACTTCTTGCCGCTTTCTACTTCACTAACAAAGCCTGTGGAGGTGTGCAGATATGAGGCAAAAGACTGCTGATTAAGATTGAAAAAGAGCCGCACCTCTCTCAGCCGAGCTCCAATACCCTCTGCTACCTTGCGTTTTTCCTCATCCGTGTCATTTATCTCTACCATATTACAAATTTTCTTTTTAGAGAAAAAAAATTTGATTTTTCTCTAAAGAGATGTAGCTTTTGTGCGTAAATTTTCCCTAATCGTTTCAGTCCTGAAAAAACTATCGTTGCCTTATGCTGCTCTTGCTGGAAGATGACCACGTTCTACGAGAAACCCTGACTGACTTTCTTTCGGAGCAATACAAGGTGGTTGCTGCCCCGAATGGCGCAGTCGGTGTGATGCTTCTTGAGCGTTTTGGTAACGCTATCTGCGGTATCCTCACGGATTATGAGATGCCAATGATGAATGGTATAGAGTTTTTGCGATTTGCACGCAGCAAAGGCTTCATGATGCCTGCCCTTGTGATGACAGGCAAAGATTTGAGCCAAGACGAGATGAATGAGGTATTGCTGCTAACTGGCTGCCAGCCGCTGCTCAAGCCTATTGACTTTGACACCATCTTAGCAGAAGTGCAGCAGAGGCTTTCTTTGCCTTCCTCTGGCTACAGTGAAGGGTCATCTCCCGCTCTTTGATGTTGGGCGACTTCTCGGTCGTATTCCAGCATTTTCTCTACGGCGTTATACTCCACCACCAGCGAAATCACCGTAGCGCGAACCGTCTCTAAGCTTGGCTCTGTTTCTTTGAAGTTTTTGCAAGTAAAGTGTTGATGCTCGCAAAAGGCTTCAAGAAAATAGCCAATGTATGTCTCTTCGCTCTCATCTTCCCGGATGCGCACAGCCTCTCGCATCTCGAGTCCGTAACTGAGCAGATATCGGTTTTGCTTGTCAAATATCGCAAACGCATAAAGCACAGGCGGTTCGCTAAGATACTTCTCTCGCAAGACTTCGGTGTCAAGTGGGCAGACATAGACATCTATGAAATACTGGTCGGTCTCAATTTCTTCGACCTTCTCAAGGCGTGCCCAGCGCGGACTAAGTTGCGTCTTTGACATAAATGTTTGCTTTCAGATAAACCGTGCAGTTGATTTCAGTAAGCTGGACTTGCTTCTGCACCTACTAGGTGTTGTTTGAAAGTGATTTTTTGCACTGTTTCGTTCAGTATTAGCTGCAATCTTACTTTTGCCGCAATGCGCTGATTTGCCAAAGAGTGGAGAAGTGCTGCGCTCAAAGCTCACCTGTTGCAGACACATTTTTGCTGTCAAGGCTACACAAGCGCCCTTTGTGGCTTGAACAGAAGCATAGCACAATAGAGCGCGCTTAGAGAGGCTCACTTCATTTCCAGCACGATGAGCCTACATCGTGTCCCTTCGGAGCGAAGTCGTGGCGCTGCTTTGCTTTCTGAGCCCACACCTTAGGAGCGCCAGAGATGCAAGAAGCAGATTTGGAGAGAAGTAGATTTCATCCATTCTCCCTGATGCCCGGTGCTGCTGCAACCTAAAACAATGTGTAGATGAAGGGTGCGATTGCAGTGCCGCCGCCCAGAACAATCAACACGCCAAGAAACAGCAGCACCACGATAATAGGCGCTAACCACCACTTTTTGCGCTCTGCTAAAAACTGAAATAAATCTTTGAAGATGTCCATTGCTTTGCCGTTCAATTATAGATGTAAGTCCTCTGCGCCGTCATAGAGTGCACGCGGTCGAATCAAGCGGTTGTCGCTGTGCTGCTCAGTGATGTGGGCTACCAGCCCTGCAATGCGTGAGCAGAAGAAAATTGGCGTATAAAGCTCAATTGGAATACCCAAAAGGTAGAACATTAAGCCAATTGGATAGTCGGCATTTGGATAGATGCCTTTCTCGCGCGCCATGACTTTTTCAATCGTTTGATGAATTTTGTAGAGTTCTTCACCATCTTTGTGTCGATGAATGAGCTTTGGCAAGTAGTCTTTCAGCAGCCATGCACGTGGGTCATACTTTTTCATATAGACACGATGCCCAAAGCCCATAATTTTGTCTTTTCGTGCGAGCTTTTCCATAATGATTTCTTCGGCTTTCGCAGCGCCGCCTTTTTGCAGCACATCAAGCAACATATACACGCAAGCTTCATTTGCCCCGCCGTGCAGTGGGCCCTTAAGTGACGCCACTGCACCCACGATTGCGCCGTAGATGTCAGCAAGCGTTGATGCAATCACACGCGCCGTGAAAGTGGAATTTGGCAGTTCGTGGTCAATGTAGTTGGTTAAAATCAGGTCGAACATCTTAGCGGTTTCCTCATCAGGTCTTTCGCCTTGAATCATATAGAGGAAGTTTTCAGAGAACGAAAGCGAGGGGTTTGGCTTGATGAATGGCAAGTTGCGATTGGCACGATAAGCATTGACCATAATGGTCGGAGCCTTGGCTAAAATTTTTACGCCCTTTTCAATATCTGCTGCTTTGGAATTGTCATTCAGCAACTTGTGGTCTTCGTAGCCTGAGAGAATAGACAGTCCTGTGCGGAGCAAGTCCATCGTGTCCATTCCTTTTGGTAGCAACTCAAAAATGCGATACATCTCGTCAGGTATGAACATCTCTTGCTTGATGTGCTCGGCAAAGGCCTTTGCTTCGTCAGGGGTAGGTAATTTTTCATAAATCAACAAGTGCGCCACGTCAAGGTATGGGACGCGCTGCGCCAGCTCTATCAGGTCATAGCCGCGAATGATGATTTTTTCCTTCACTACATCAAGGGCGGACACTTTGGTTTTAACCGCAAGGATGTTTTCCAATCCGGGGACAAACTGCTCACTCATAGAGGTTTAGGGTTTTGTGTTTTGTTGATAGAAGTTACCAAGTTTCAAAGTTCCGCTGGTCGCTGCCCAGCGTCCAGAAGTGAATGCCGTCAGGCGATAGCCTTACCACTTTCCCCAAGCGCTGCCTTAGCTGACGGAACTGCTTGTGTCTTAGAAAACGGCGAATGTAGGTTGCTTCCTCAGATTGCGCCACATCCAAATACACAAGGCAGTAGCGCTGATGCCGCAATTCCGCTTTGTAAAAGTCTCTATCTGCTGTAAAGAACGTGATATTTCCGCGTTGATGTAGAAGCGGTATGATTTTCTGTAAATCATCATCTCCAAGCACTGCAATATCTTTTCCAATTTGGCGAATGCGAATCTTAAAGCGTCGCAGCTTTTGAGCCTCTGGCTCGGGTATGTTTTCGTCCAGAAGGTTCATAAATTTTTTCCAGAGCCTTTGCCGCAAGCATCACTGCTTCGGCTACCGCTTCTTTGGAGATGCGGTGATGAAAAGCTGCTGCCGCTGCTTCAAGCGAATATCCTTCGGCAATCAGCTCTAATACTCGAGATACAGGAATACGCGTGCCTTTAAAGCGCAGTTCGCCTTCGCCTACTTTTGGGTCGCTAAAAATGTATTTGCCAATTTCTCGCCGCATTGCTCTCTGAGCTATGGATTACACAACTCACCCTCGGGTTTTGCCTTAGTTAGAATTTTCGCTCCAGTGCAAAGGTTTTGTCCACTGATTCATAGTCGTGATAGCGAATCAGCTCGTATAGCTCTTTGCGCGTCTGCATACGCTCAAGCCACTTTTCTTGGGTGCCGCTTTCCAAAAGTTCCTTGAAGACACCTTCTACGGCTTTCATCGCTACTCGAAGCGAGGTTACGGGGTAAATTACGACCTTGTATCCCCAGTCTTCGAACTGCTGTGCTGAGATGTAGGGCGTTTTGCCAAACTCTGTCATATTCGCCAGCAGCGGTGCTTGGATTTCCTTTGCTGCCAATTTGAACTCTTCCTCGCTTTGCAGGGCTTCGGGGAAAATCAGGTCCGCACCTGCTTCAGCATACAGGTTTGCCCGGCGAATGGTCTCGCCAATGCCAGCAATCGCCTTGGCGTCAGTGCGTGCCACAATCAGCATTTCCTTGCGCACGGATTTTGCCGCACGAATTTTCTCAATCATCTCTTCAGCTGTGATAATTTCCTTTCCGTCCAAATGACCGCACTTTTTTGGCATCACTTGGTCTTCAATCTGCACTGCGGCAGCGCCTGCTTCCTCGAGTTCTTTCACGGTGCGCATCACATTAAGCGTCTCGCCAAAGCCTGTGTCCACATCCACGATGAGCGGCAAATCACTGGCGCGCACAATCGCACGCACTGCATCGGCTAATTCGGAGAGCGTAAAAAGCCCCAAGTCTGGCATGCCCATTGAGGCAGAAAAAGCAGCACCCGAAAAGTAAGCTGTGTCGAAGCCTACTTGTTTGGCGCAGAGCGCCACCAGCGCATTGAACACGCCAGGCGCTTTGATAATTGCGGGCTGCAAGAGTCGCGTCTTTAAGCGCGCTCCTGCCGACACTTGTGAGCGATGTTGCACCAGCCAAGTCATATTGCAAAAAGTTGTCAGGTAGTTAAATGCGAATAGCTTCTACGACTTCAGCGACGGTATGCTTTTCGTAGTTGAAGACCATTTCTACGACACGGTCGCGCTGTGCATCGGTCCAGCAGTGTTCTGTATTCGCAGCGAGCTTTTCGACTACTTCGCTATCGCTCATTGGATTTTGCGCATGCCCTCTCGGGAACGAGACCTCAAGCGAGTGGGTCTGACCATCATCTGTTGTAACCGTGATGCGGTTGGGAATACCAAATGGATAACCTTCTGTCAGTTTCGGGTCTTCCGCAACGGTTACACTGTTCTTCAGAATTGCACGTGTCGTTGGGTCGAAGATGCGCGCATGCGAGAATGATTCTTTGGTGATTTTACCATCCATCAGCGCTACCAGCGTGATGTATTGAATAGAATGGTCTGCTGTTTCACGCGTTTTTGGCTCCCACTTCTCAGGGTCTTTGGCAATAATCTCATACGATGCCTTGAAGGTGTCAATATGCAGCGATTTGATTTTGGCACCGTTCATTTTTTTGTGAAGCTGCAGCGCTGCATCGACGGCACTTTGCGCATGATACTCGACGGGCCAGAATTTGATGTAGGTATCCAGAATGCGGCGTGGCGGTTCTTTTTTCTCTAATCTCTCGAGCACCCTATCATCAAACTTTTCGCCGTTTAGCAATTGGCGGAAGAAGCCCATTTCACCTTCAAAAGGCTGATAGGGTCCAGTCACACCTTTTGCCGCCAGCAAAGCGCCAAAGACACCGTTGCGGGCGGAGTTTGCTGCAGCG
This genomic interval from Chloroherpetonaceae bacterium contains the following:
- a CDS encoding MmgE/PrpD family protein, with protein sequence MSDRYSKLFASYTEAITYSQLPKETIHEVKRRILDSFGTAMSAIGEDTPKAVRNYAYDFALAPGQRGSTLWGTATKTPPEIAGFVNGVAVRYLDFNDTYLSKEPLHPSDMIGALMALAEWNGNSTEELITALAIAYEIPINLCDAASLRKNRWDHVNYIGIGTACGAAKLLGLKGEQIEHAISIAIVPHASMRQTRAGELSMWKGAAAANSARNGVFGALLAAKGVTGPYQPFEGEMGFFRQLLNGEKFDDRVLERLEKKEPPRRILDTYIKFWPVEYHAQSAVDAALQLHKKMNGAKIKSLHIDTFKASYEIIAKDPEKWEPKTRETADHSIQYITLVALMDGKITKESFSHARIFDPTTRAILKNSVTVAEDPKLTEGYPFGIPNRITVTTDDGQTHSLEVSFPRGHAQNPMSDSEVVEKLAANTEHCWTDAQRDRVVEMVFNYEKHTVAEVVEAIRI
- the prpB gene encoding methylisocitrate lyase; this translates as MTWLVQHRSQVSAGARLKTRLLQPAIIKAPGVFNALVALCAKQVGFDTAYFSGAAFSASMGMPDLGLFTLSELADAVRAIVRASDLPLIVDVDTGFGETLNVMRTVKELEEAGAAAVQIEDQVMPKKCGHLDGKEIITAEEMIEKIRAAKSVRKEMLIVARTDAKAIAGIGETIRRANLYAEAGADLIFPEALQSEEEFKLAAKEIQAPLLANMTEFGKTPYISAQQFEDWGYKVVIYPVTSLRVAMKAVEGVFKELLESGTQEKWLERMQTRKELYELIRYHDYESVDKTFALERKF
- a CDS encoding DUF433 domain-containing protein, whose protein sequence is MRREIGKYIFSDPKVGEGELRFKGTRIPVSRVLELIAEGYSLEAAAAAFHHRISKEAVAEAVMLAAKALEKIYEPSGRKHTRARGSKAATL